CATAGATTGGCAAAAATGGTTAAGTGTGGGTCCCAAGGTGCAAGCCGTTCGGCTGACCGGTCGTTTGGGTGACTGTCCATTCGGAAAGCGGTCCGACCGGACGACACCCCGTCCTGGTTGTCCCATttgtcttacacttggttgttttgattgtttgtcgttttatcgaggtatttttgataacgtgttaagcaacagaaacctcgtcaatacttggcattcctgatcggacaggaatcacccaaatccggtcagttAACTGTTCAAGACGGTGTTCCAAGTTTATCCCGTATTCGGTAACCTTCGTCGATAGGATCCAGGTCTTGgaccaacacaaccacaagaatgagttggaagtcggtacaagctccgattctatcggttttgagtgcattgagtgtaaaagagttgggAGAAAGTTGGAAACATTCTcccaatccttttaaccatgattATGTTTAGACCTATGAAAGATCtcgtttgtttatgtggaaatcggttagatctaagttgttcttggtggattgaggccaaaacatgaaatcggttagatctaagttgttcttggtgatttcacggttaaaagttaagattcaaaagatagaatggtgtaggagtgtgtgtagattaagtaagtacaagatttaggacaaGATCTTACCAGAATCGAGAGAAATCGAGGAAAagatgaggagcacgagctgttcggtcagagaggttccaaaagtggaaagaatgaaagtgacaggggtatttatagagttccaaaagtggaaagggctggtcgatcggctaggcagctcgatcggacagcccgtccgatcggacgacagtcCGGGCGGACgactggtcgatcggctggttgccTGATAGATCGGTCGCCTggtttgagtgttcggtgcgacgagttttgctgtttcgattgcgactgcgagcgatgcgaatgcgatagagtttcataatcaaattacttttaatcaaaaccactatatcaacatacaatcatccttatttcgtattcgtttagcgtttgcgattcgattgcgattgagttcgattgcgtttcgattgattaccacgcataacataaattaaacatgcacaagtaacacataaggcacacacacgtataacaatcatcaaaatgcgtaattcgagttgcgagcgtgatgttgattagattagttcgattagcgtttaattgactTATCGCATTGTTATTTCCTACTATTCACAGCCGTAAAACGATTCATAGCGATAAACATTCGTCGATCGTTGCGATTATaataattactccacataatacaactaacgtagcacataaaatagactaactataagtcaaagaagtcaaaacaggaattgagcaaggagagatagatcgcaattagcaatctttcttttctttgacttcaatcttgactttgactttcgaaacactggggtgttacaatttttcttttaaatttaacaTGTATATCTTTAAACTTTCAAATTTTGTCACCAattgtttttttatattatttttcttCCTCATGGCTTTGCAtctagggatggcaaaaaagtCCAAGCCCGACgggtaaataataataataataataataataataataataataataataataataataataataataatagttgtAGTAATAATATCTGTATTTATAATTTATACACTTTTCCTAGAATATAAATAGTAATTTATAACACGTTAGTATATCATAGAAGTAAAAGTGTTCCAAGCTGGgtatattttatttttcttttataacttttaaGATATGTTTATTTTAATGTTTTGAGTACGCGATTGCAACGTGTGAAACTTTATCTATGTCttgatataaaaaaaaaattgaaacaagTTGTTAGTAGTAATGTACAAATAATCGAAAGACAAATATACATGTTATCAAACACCACTCGCATTTAGTTTATTATCTATAAATTGATGTCATTTACCATTTTCGTTATTCTAATAATATAATGTAATGATTTATAATGTTCTAAATATAACGTTTTGATGTGATTAACTTTATCTAAGTTTCACTAAAAGTTTTAATCAAAATTAAACATAACAGATATAGTTGATTTTTTTCTTCTTTACCTCGATGACAAAACCAATACCGTCAAATCAAATTAGATGTAAGTGGTACAAGTATCATTTTTTTTTGggattttggtaaaaaaaaaaaactgtttagTTCTATTAGAAATAGAGATTTTTGTAAAACCTCTTACTCCATCTCTATAATTACACAAAAAATACATTTTCTTTcttcctttcaattaaataatatttttcatACTTTTATCATTGCCCTTTCTCTCCACTACTCATAAccatttttaaaaaatattaaaaaattatagaggtGTACAATATCTCCTCTAAATTTACTGATGGATACTAACTTTTTCTCTTTTTTCTCTCTACTCCACTCACAACAATTTAATTACAACCACTCTTACagatatataagttacacacacaTAGAAATGGAGGTTccattgtgaatgctcttatattGTGCTTTAGCATGTTTCGGCACTGGAAACAAACTGATACTGTCCCAACAATATCAATTTCACGTCGACTCCGACTAAACAACATGGGGACCAACATCACTGATACTGGTTTTTATGGTTTTTAATACTTGCTAATATCTATTTGAGCATATCACGACTTactttttggttttgttttttagCTACGACACCAAGTTTTGGTATCGTACCGATACCGTAATAACCGAACCAATATGGTAATGAAAAAAACCAATACTGACTAAATATATGCCGTTAGAAATTCCCACTTGTTTCTTACTTAATTGCAATTTACTTTTAATAatcttttaagaaagtttaacgTGTTTGTTTCAAAGatattaatttttcttttcaagaaaatcaaagatattaattttttttcaaaaaaagatACGAGTAGGAGGTACTGAGGTAATTACTTTTTTTGTTTGATACCTAATAAGTATGAGATAACAAATTTAATCAAAGCCGAAATTTAATGAAAAGAAAGATACTATATTACCTTGCATCGAAATCCTATTAACTCTCGTTCTTTAAATTCGGTAGAGATCTTTCAAGATCTATTTATAGTACATATTAGGGTTTTAGCTCCTCTCCTCCCATATATATATCCACAAGTTTACAGACGAAAAGTTATGGCTACACGGATATTCACACCAGATTATACTCCCAGAATCTCGACAGATTGTCCTCGTGAAAGCACGACCAGGTGAGCGTGTGCATAGCCCTCTCGTTATCAATCCCTCCCCGACACAGATAAGGATGTTACAAAGCTGTGATGACATCCTATCTGTGTTCAATGATGGTGGACCCGATTACAAAATTCTTTTGATGGGACTCAAAACGGATCAAGGATCAGTACCCGCTCTTGTACCGTTGGATGGATCGCATGTGTTGGATCATGAAACATGTGTAAAGCTTGCACGTTATATAACACCGTCTGTTAGCGCAAAGGACTTCTCGAAGGAAAAGATTATTGAACATTCGGTCGAGATTAATGGAAACAATGTTGAGGATGGAGAGGGAGAAGGAGAGGTTTGCTCGATTTGTTTGGATGGAATCAAGACGGGTGATTGCTTGGAACTGACAGAATGCGAACATCGGTATCATGAAGAATGCATTGAGAACTGGCTGCAGTTGAAGCAAAATTGTCCGATTTGCAGAGCGGAAATATGATGTAGATTTAGGGTTGCTGTTAGTGTGTTTTGGGTtatgtttgatcatcaaaatacaAAAAGTTGATATATGTGTGATTTGCATTAACATGTATAAGTTATAGTTAGGGATGATATATCTCTATGCTCATAACAAATACTAACTAATTTTTGTAGAAGCTTAATGATTTAACGGAAAACTAGTCAAAACTTATGTTTAAGTTTTATTAACACATATGAGTCGTGCTCAAACTTAGAGTTCAGCGTTTGGTTCAcaacaacttttcgacccctctgGGGCaaggctttgtttttagtagattagggttttctattcagaagaggatggcggcgcagtttgttgctcgtctacctgctattcTTATGTAATTTGCTCTAATAATTGGAATGAAATACAAGGACGagcttaaaaattaaaaaaaaaaatctcaagCAGAGTTAATGTTTGGAATTTCATGATGCATTTAGGAACTAAGACTTTTATATATTTATGTGATGTTAGAATAGAGAGAGAATTTTAAACAATATTGACGaaaagtttgtataaaataacTCGTATGAGTCTATTTGGTTTTTATAGAAACTATTATCAAACATATATCTCTAATATGTTGGTTCAAGCTAGACATTTGGAACAACATGAGTATCACCAACTCTATGATTCATTCTTTTGTATTACTTTCATTTGAATTATTTTTCAGCTTGCGTTTGAATGTTGTTCAAGTTTTAAAATCTTGGGTCGATGCCTGATTGATCCATGTAGATTATAGATGCGTTTATTGTTCTGGTTTTAAAATTCATTATCACACCCATAGTAATAAAACTTGTAACAATATTAATTGAATaagtttaattatttttatttctttGGTAGATCGATAcacaaatatatttaaataatagtAGTTTAATGTACACTACAAATCTATATCTATAGGGTCTCCATATTGGCACATCAATATGGCTATTTACATACTAAACTTTACCTGTAGTAGGTACATGGTACGTACATGACCACTCAGTCAACCTCGTACACTGTCATGCATATATACGCTACGTATAAAGCCATATGAAGCCTGTATACGAGGtacctatacgctgcgtatagctctatacgtgGCGTATGTACAGGGTAGGTACATGACAACCTTGTACAATGTCAAATCTGTCtgacatacgctgcgtatagagctatacgtaGCCAGTATACGAGAcatctatacgctgcgtatagagctacACTTAGCGTATGTTTGACAGATTTGACATTGATACGATGTTGTCTAGCCATGTGAATAAGGTATATGtcgcgtatagagctatacgaggcTGATAATtgtgaaaacaaagctcgaatcgagccgagcttgagcctggccgagctcgggctcggctcggctcgtttgcacccctaattgTTGTTAATATTATAATTTGtattattgttaaaattttattaatatttttgttaATATTATATTTGTATAATTGTTAAAATttgtattattattgttgttaatattattattattgttaaaattataataattattattgttagaattcttaatattattattattattgttaaaattataaatataattattattattgttaaaattataattattattattattattattattattattattgttattattattattaatattattatcattattattattgttgttaaaattatagttattattattgttgttattattattgttaaaatattattattattattatcattattattattattattgttaatatttgTATTGTTATTAGAATtcttaatattattattgtttttgttatatAACGTAACTGTTTTTTAGCGTTTCATGTCTCTAATTGATCTGAAGATCATTGGGTACAAGCAACTGGAAAGGAGAATGGTTATGTTATTGTGACCCGTCGATCGAAGAATATTAGTGGTAGTACGGGGATGGTATGGCTTGTGTGCGATCGTGGTGGTGAGCACCGTAGTAAAGAAATAATTAGGAAAGCAGGTAGCAAAAAAATTGGTTGCCCGTTTTCATTACACGTTGTGCGGGACGTGACGAATGACACGTGGGAGTTAGTAGTGGACAACTCGAAACGTAACCATGAACCTGCGCAGAG
This genomic stretch from Helianthus annuus cultivar XRQ/B chromosome 8, HanXRQr2.0-SUNRISE, whole genome shotgun sequence harbors:
- the LOC110869990 gene encoding E3 ubiquitin-protein ligase RNF181 homolog; translated protein: MLQSCDDILSVFNDGGPDYKILLMGLKTDQGSVPALVPLDGSHVLDHETCVKLARYITPSVSAKDFSKEKIIEHSVEINGNNVEDGEGEGEVCSICLDGIKTGDCLELTECEHRYHEECIENWLQLKQNCPICRAEI